The Staphylococcus carnosus genome has a segment encoding these proteins:
- a CDS encoding MDR family MFS transporter: MSLKSKLIMIVTMLLGGFFGLLNETLLATALPSIMKDFNIEYTQVQWLTTAFLLTNGVVIPLSAMIIQRYSTRQVFLTAILIFLIGTVVAGFSPNFTVLLVARIVQALGSGIMMPLMMTTILDIFEPHERGKYMGIFGLVIGLAPAIGPTLSGYLVEYYDWRSLFHVVTPIAALTFLLSLKFIKNVGTTRKVPIDLISIVLSVLGFGGLLYGTSSISRDGWDDPIVLTTILGGLVLVVLFIFRQTRLETPLLDFRVFKEGQFAVGILIMALTMIAMIGSETVLPIFVQNIMGKPALESGLTLLPGAIVMGFMSVFSGLLFEKFGAKILAFIGMGIVVITTSYFVFMDEHTSTVMLSTVYAIRMIGIALGLMPLMTHTMNQLSHQMNAHGSSMTNTVQQISASIGTAILFTIMSHYAKAFKPDMADYKGMAPKEIKATIAKDAMLNGYHAAFWFTVIIAIIAFFSVFLLKNKKKAKQSASIEHNA; the protein is encoded by the coding sequence ATGTCTTTAAAATCAAAATTAATCATGATTGTAACCATGCTTTTAGGCGGATTCTTCGGTTTATTGAATGAAACTTTATTAGCAACTGCTTTACCAAGTATTATGAAAGATTTCAATATCGAATATACTCAAGTACAATGGCTGACAACGGCCTTCTTACTTACAAATGGTGTTGTAATCCCATTATCTGCTATGATTATTCAACGTTATAGCACGCGTCAGGTCTTTTTAACTGCAATTCTTATATTCTTAATCGGTACAGTTGTTGCAGGTTTCAGCCCGAACTTCACAGTTTTATTAGTTGCACGTATTGTGCAAGCGTTAGGTTCAGGTATTATGATGCCTTTAATGATGACAACCATTCTTGATATCTTCGAACCACATGAACGTGGTAAATACATGGGGATATTTGGTTTAGTTATCGGATTAGCTCCGGCAATCGGACCAACTTTATCAGGTTATCTTGTAGAATATTATGATTGGCGTTCTTTATTCCATGTTGTGACACCTATCGCAGCACTGACGTTCTTACTGAGTTTGAAATTTATCAAAAATGTGGGAACGACACGAAAAGTACCTATTGACTTGATTTCTATCGTACTTTCAGTACTTGGATTCGGAGGACTTTTATATGGTACAAGTTCGATTTCTAGAGATGGTTGGGATGATCCGATTGTCCTTACAACTATTCTAGGCGGTCTCGTACTGGTTGTACTCTTTATCTTCCGTCAAACACGCCTTGAAACACCATTGCTTGATTTCCGTGTGTTTAAAGAAGGTCAGTTCGCAGTGGGTATTTTAATTATGGCATTGACAATGATTGCTATGATCGGTTCTGAAACAGTTTTACCAATTTTTGTACAGAATATTATGGGCAAACCTGCTTTAGAATCTGGATTAACCCTTTTACCAGGTGCTATTGTGATGGGTTTTATGTCTGTCTTTTCCGGGTTGCTATTTGAAAAATTCGGTGCAAAAATTTTAGCATTTATCGGCATGGGCATTGTGGTAATTACGACATCTTATTTTGTCTTCATGGATGAACACACTTCAACAGTAATGTTATCGACAGTTTATGCTATTCGTATGATTGGTATTGCACTAGGATTGATGCCATTGATGACACATACAATGAATCAGTTGTCTCATCAAATGAACGCGCATGGTTCTTCAATGACGAATACCGTTCAGCAAATTTCTGCTTCAATCGGTACAGCGATTCTGTTTACAATAATGAGTCATTATGCAAAAGCATTTAAACCAGATATGGCAGATTATAAAGGCATGGCACCTAAAGAAATCAAAGCAACTATTGCCAAAGATGCAATGTTGAATGGTTATCATGCTGCTTTCTGGTTCACTGTTATTATCGCGATTATCGCATTCTTCAGTGTCTTCTTGCTGAAAAATAAAAAGAAAGCAAAACAATCCGCTTCTATTGAACATAACGCTTAG
- a CDS encoding FMN-binding glutamate synthase family protein: MIVLTVLQFIINTILVGALLAIIITALVLLFKDKRQKQHSVLRNYPVLARVRYFFEKIGPELRQYLYSDDTKGKPFSRSQYTSIVKAGKYKSRMASFGTEYDYEDGFYIQNTMFPKQASELRIDQTGMISTFIYKIDNERLFDRDEHRVEDKVDPFYLSDEDAVVLGENLEHPYKVKRLVGQSGMSYGALGENAITALSIGLGRAGTWMNTGEGGLSNHHLKGGGDIIFQIGSGLFGVRTADAKFDPKAFKTLAKRDQIKAFEIKLAQGAKTRGGHMEGEKVTEEIANIRHVEPGKTINSPNRFDFIHSNDDLIDFVTELQEMGQKPVGFKIVVSKVAEIEELVKTMAKRKEYPNFITVDSGEGGTGATFQELQDGVGLPLFTALPIVSGMLEKYGIRDHVKIFASGKLVTPDKVAIALGLGADLVNVARGMMISVGCIMSQQCHMNTCPVGVATTNPKLEKGLIVSEKNYRVTNYITSMHEGLFNLAAAVGVESPTEITQDHVIIKEGGGLRTIGDYKLKLIETGREAERQRETAS, from the coding sequence ATGATTGTGCTTACAGTGCTTCAATTTATTATCAATACGATTTTAGTAGGTGCACTTTTAGCTATTATTATCACAGCGTTAGTTTTATTGTTTAAAGACAAAAGACAGAAACAACATAGTGTATTAAGAAATTATCCAGTGTTAGCTCGGGTTCGTTACTTTTTTGAAAAAATAGGACCGGAATTGCGTCAATATTTGTATTCTGATGATACGAAAGGTAAACCATTTTCACGTAGTCAGTATACAAGTATTGTGAAAGCAGGAAAGTATAAATCACGTATGGCAAGTTTCGGGACTGAGTATGATTATGAAGATGGATTTTATATCCAAAATACAATGTTTCCAAAACAAGCTTCAGAATTACGTATTGATCAAACAGGAATGATTTCAACGTTTATTTATAAAATAGATAATGAACGGTTGTTTGACCGTGATGAACATCGCGTAGAAGATAAGGTGGATCCATTTTACTTATCTGACGAAGATGCTGTAGTGCTTGGAGAAAATTTGGAACATCCTTACAAAGTGAAACGTCTTGTCGGCCAATCCGGAATGAGTTATGGTGCATTAGGTGAAAATGCGATTACTGCATTGTCAATCGGGTTAGGACGTGCAGGTACTTGGATGAATACCGGTGAGGGCGGTTTATCCAATCATCATTTAAAAGGCGGCGGCGACATCATTTTCCAAATTGGGTCTGGATTATTTGGTGTACGTACAGCTGATGCAAAATTTGACCCTAAAGCATTCAAAACTTTAGCCAAAAGAGACCAGATAAAAGCGTTTGAGATTAAATTGGCACAAGGCGCAAAAACACGCGGCGGTCACATGGAAGGTGAAAAGGTTACAGAAGAAATTGCAAATATCCGTCATGTAGAACCGGGTAAAACCATTAATTCACCGAACCGTTTTGATTTCATTCATAGTAATGACGACTTAATCGATTTTGTGACAGAGCTTCAAGAAATGGGTCAAAAACCAGTAGGCTTCAAAATCGTTGTCAGCAAAGTAGCAGAAATCGAAGAGCTTGTTAAAACGATGGCAAAACGCAAAGAGTATCCGAACTTTATCACAGTAGATAGCGGTGAAGGCGGTACGGGTGCGACATTCCAAGAATTGCAAGATGGTGTCGGTTTACCTTTATTTACTGCGTTGCCGATTGTGTCTGGAATGCTAGAAAAATACGGCATACGTGACCACGTTAAGATTTTTGCATCCGGCAAGTTAGTTACACCAGATAAAGTTGCGATTGCGCTTGGATTAGGTGCAGATTTAGTCAATGTAGCACGCGGTATGATGATCAGTGTTGGTTGTATTATGAGTCAACAATGTCATATGAACACATGCCCAGTAGGCGTAGCTACAACAAATCCTAAATTAGAAAAAGGCTTGATAGTCAGCGAGAAAAACTATCGTGTTACGAATTATATTACGAGCATGCACGAAGGGTTATTTAATTTAGCTGCAGCGGTCGGTGTTGAAAGTCCGACTGAAATTACACAAGATCATGTCATTATTAAAGAAGGCGGCGGTTTGCGAACAATCGGTGATTATAAATTAAAACTGATTGAAACAGGACGAGAAGCAGAACGCCAAAGAGAAACAGCTTCATAA
- a CDS encoding FTR1 family protein, translating into MRHYLVKIALCIALLSLLFPLKGLSVSEAEETSMSDAYIAISDAKETLNDKDKSEADKKAAVDKVKAEIDKLKIDNSKSGKKVKDEVKALDQTPSDKKKAADMSDLTKALIAYENAQASSNSGAEIKKLQDAIDGKGKAMKDAIKAKDQTQLKALNAQLNQIWTSNETVIRNYDADKYGQIEVALMQLRVAVEKEPLKTQKVETAWQTFKSGIDNVNKKQSSDEKGQYKATQLNDELDTAIQAIEDNDLDKADAALGKFIQIWPYVEGKIQTKNSSLYTTIEDKIPYYQSILDNSNKERVKDGLSDINSDIKDTIGKSGYNAIDVMVIFLREGLEVLLIVMALVAMTRQSKDKKGTTSVIGGALLGLVLSLALAFVFIQTLGNSGILREGMEAVLGIVAVILMIAVGIWMHNKSNAQRWNQMMQSMYDKATNNRSLVLLGLIGLISVMREGVEVILFYMGMIGEVSAKDFILGIGIALVILAIFAVLFRFIVHLIPIRYIFRVLSILIFVMAFKMLGVSIQKMQLLDTVSRHGIEHLPTLSWIGFYPTWETIVPQLIFVILIAVYTYYSNKRKQL; encoded by the coding sequence GTGAGACATTATTTAGTTAAAATAGCATTATGTATCGCTTTGCTGAGCCTTTTGTTTCCGCTGAAAGGATTATCAGTAAGTGAAGCGGAAGAAACAAGTATGAGTGATGCTTATATTGCGATTTCTGATGCGAAAGAGACGTTGAATGATAAAGATAAATCAGAAGCAGATAAAAAAGCAGCCGTCGATAAAGTGAAGGCTGAAATCGATAAATTAAAAATTGATAACAGTAAATCAGGTAAAAAAGTTAAAGATGAAGTGAAAGCATTAGATCAAACACCTTCTGATAAGAAAAAAGCAGCTGATATGTCAGATTTGACTAAAGCCCTGATTGCTTATGAAAATGCACAAGCCAGCAGTAATTCTGGTGCGGAAATTAAAAAATTGCAAGATGCGATTGATGGTAAAGGTAAAGCGATGAAAGATGCCATCAAAGCAAAAGACCAGACACAATTGAAAGCTTTGAATGCACAATTGAATCAAATTTGGACAAGTAATGAAACAGTTATCAGAAATTATGATGCAGATAAATATGGCCAAATTGAAGTTGCATTAATGCAGTTGCGTGTGGCTGTAGAAAAAGAACCTTTAAAAACGCAGAAAGTTGAAACAGCTTGGCAGACTTTTAAATCGGGGATTGATAATGTAAATAAGAAACAATCTTCAGATGAAAAAGGACAATATAAAGCAACGCAATTGAATGATGAACTGGATACAGCGATTCAAGCAATTGAGGATAATGATTTAGACAAAGCTGATGCAGCGTTAGGCAAATTTATTCAGATTTGGCCTTATGTTGAAGGTAAGATTCAAACTAAAAATTCAAGTTTATATACAACGATTGAAGATAAAATTCCTTATTATCAAAGTATTTTAGATAACTCGAACAAAGAACGTGTGAAAGATGGTTTGTCAGATATCAATTCAGATATTAAAGATACTATCGGAAAATCAGGTTACAACGCAATTGATGTAATGGTGATTTTCTTACGTGAAGGCTTGGAGGTCTTGTTAATTGTGATGGCATTGGTCGCAATGACACGCCAATCTAAAGATAAGAAAGGTACAACTAGCGTTATCGGCGGTGCTTTGCTTGGTTTGGTTTTGAGTTTGGCATTAGCGTTTGTATTCATCCAAACACTTGGAAATAGCGGGATTTTAAGAGAAGGGATGGAAGCGGTATTAGGTATCGTTGCTGTTATTTTGATGATTGCGGTAGGTATTTGGATGCATAATAAATCAAATGCACAACGTTGGAATCAAATGATGCAGTCCATGTACGATAAAGCAACCAATAACCGAAGCTTAGTTTTATTGGGATTAATTGGATTAATCTCAGTCATGCGTGAAGGTGTAGAAGTAATTCTTTTCTATATGGGTATGATTGGAGAAGTTTCAGCTAAGGACTTCATTTTAGGTATTGGAATTGCTTTAGTGATTCTCGCAATATTTGCAGTGTTGTTCCGCTTTATTGTCCACCTTATTCCTATCCGTTATATTTTCCGTGTGCTGTCTATCTTAATCTTTGTAATGGCCTTTAAAATGCTTGGTGTCAGTATTCAAAAAATGCAATTGCTTGATACTGTGTCACGTCATGGTATTGAACACTTGCCGACATTGAGTTGGATCGGATTCTATCCGACATGGGAAACAATAGTACCACAACTTATTTTTGTAATACTTATCGCAGTCTATACGTATTATTCAAATAAAAGAAAACAATTATAA
- the tatC gene encoding twin-arginine translocase subunit TatC → MLDHFGELRSRLLKAGIAFIIAVLIIYISSHWWIHPFIQEIKRGNMTLHAFSFTEMIQIYVMIIFFVALLLVSPIIFYQLWAFIAPGLHENEKGFIRRYSVFCAFFFFLGIAFAYFIGFPLIIHFSLNLSGIMDIAPVIGFKEYLSELLRWLLIFGLLFQLPVLLFGLAKFGLIVTHQLSKSRKYVYFACFVGASIVAPPDLMLNILLTIPLILLFEVSMIIVKITQLRNSETFPEH, encoded by the coding sequence TTGCTCGATCATTTTGGTGAATTACGCAGTCGCTTACTCAAAGCAGGAATTGCATTTATTATTGCAGTTTTAATAATATATATTTCATCTCATTGGTGGATACACCCGTTTATTCAAGAGATTAAACGTGGCAACATGACATTACATGCATTTTCTTTTACTGAAATGATTCAAATCTATGTTATGATTATTTTCTTTGTGGCATTACTATTAGTATCACCCATTATTTTCTATCAATTATGGGCATTTATAGCACCTGGTTTACATGAAAACGAAAAAGGATTTATCAGACGTTATAGCGTATTTTGTGCTTTCTTTTTCTTTTTAGGAATCGCTTTTGCTTATTTTATAGGCTTTCCGTTGATTATACATTTCTCGCTTAATTTATCAGGTATTATGGATATTGCTCCTGTTATCGGTTTTAAGGAATATTTGTCAGAACTATTACGTTGGCTGCTTATCTTCGGATTATTATTCCAGCTGCCAGTTCTTTTATTTGGATTAGCCAAATTCGGTTTAATCGTTACGCATCAGTTATCCAAATCGCGTAAATATGTTTACTTCGCATGTTTTGTCGGTGCCAGCATCGTTGCGCCACCAGATCTCATGCTGAACATCTTACTTACTATACCTCTGATTTTATTATTCGAAGTCAGTATGATTATTGTAAAAATAACACAGTTACGTAATTCTGAGACATTTCCTGAACATTAA
- a CDS encoding putative hydro-lyase, with the protein MTDLQNIEPQALRKLIRDKKVTGHTSGMAKGYIQANVVILPLDYAYDFLKFCFKNPKTCPLLDISEVGEVNFSKYGKDADITTDVGAYRVYENGELIETPTDVKHLFNDQMVSFLIGCSFTFEHALLEAGIPLRHLEEGHNVPMYITNIPAEPAGRFEGNITVSMRPMTMKDAIRATEITTHFKNVHGTPIHIGNPADFGIKDLENPDFGEPVKIKDNEVPVFWGCGVTPQSVALDAKPELIITHAPGHMFITDVKDSELSD; encoded by the coding sequence ATGACAGATTTACAAAATATTGAACCGCAAGCACTGCGTAAATTAATTAGGGATAAGAAAGTGACTGGACATACTAGCGGTATGGCAAAGGGATATATACAAGCTAACGTAGTGATTCTACCATTAGATTACGCTTATGATTTTCTTAAGTTTTGTTTTAAAAATCCTAAAACTTGTCCACTTCTTGATATTTCAGAAGTAGGAGAAGTCAATTTTTCAAAATATGGTAAAGATGCAGATATTACAACAGATGTAGGAGCCTATCGTGTATATGAAAATGGAGAACTTATTGAAACACCTACAGATGTTAAACATTTATTTAATGATCAAATGGTCAGCTTTTTAATTGGATGCAGTTTTACATTTGAACACGCATTGTTAGAAGCAGGAATCCCATTACGACATCTAGAAGAAGGACACAATGTACCAATGTATATTACTAATATACCTGCTGAACCAGCTGGGCGCTTTGAGGGTAATATTACAGTAAGTATGCGTCCTATGACAATGAAAGATGCGATTCGTGCAACTGAAATCACGACACACTTTAAAAATGTTCATGGTACTCCGATTCATATCGGCAACCCAGCAGACTTCGGTATTAAAGATCTGGAGAACCCAGATTTCGGAGAACCGGTAAAAATTAAGGACAACGAAGTTCCGGTATTTTGGGGATGTGGGGTAACACCGCAATCTGTAGCACTTGATGCTAAACCAGAATTGATTATTACTCATGCGCCAGGCCATATGTTTATTACGGATGTAAAAGATAGCGAACTAAGTGATTAA
- the bioA gene encoding adenosylmethionine--8-amino-7-oxononanoate transaminase: MNKTELIQDDHDYVWHPFTQMGVYSETDPIIIERGEGSYLYDVNGKAYLDGYASLWVNVHGHNNARLNNAINEQLGKIAHSTLLGSSNVPSIELAKRLVEITPGNLRKVFYSDTGSASVEIAIKMAYQYWKNKNPEKYAAKKKFLTLKNGYHGDTIGAVSVGGIDAFHAIFKDLIFENIQVGCPSLFKSDYETEAELIESITAEIREILEKQSEEICGFVIEPLIQGATGLYAQPVRFLKEVEKLCREFGVLLIVDEVATGFGRTGTMFACERADVNPDIMCLAKGITGGYLPLAATLTSQEVYDAFLSGSHAEKTFFHGHTYTGNQVTCSAAIENLNLFEETNLIAHIEKTSALLKSELEALNNLDYVGNIRGYGLMYGVELVEPKETESPLSIATVEKIIQTCKENGLMIRNLENVITFVPVLNMSESEIKKMTDIFKNALNHVMHETIA, translated from the coding sequence ATGAATAAAACAGAATTGATTCAAGATGATCATGATTACGTATGGCATCCGTTTACACAAATGGGTGTTTATTCAGAAACAGATCCAATAATTATTGAACGCGGAGAAGGCAGTTATCTCTACGATGTAAACGGCAAAGCCTATCTCGATGGTTATGCTTCTTTATGGGTGAACGTACACGGTCATAATAATGCTCGATTGAATAATGCGATTAACGAGCAACTTGGTAAAATAGCACATTCTACTTTACTCGGGTCTTCAAATGTACCATCAATTGAACTCGCAAAACGTCTAGTAGAAATTACACCAGGCAATTTACGTAAAGTATTTTACTCAGATACAGGAAGTGCTTCTGTAGAAATTGCGATTAAGATGGCTTATCAATATTGGAAGAATAAAAACCCGGAAAAGTATGCTGCGAAAAAGAAATTTCTCACGCTTAAAAACGGATATCATGGAGACACTATAGGAGCAGTGAGTGTCGGTGGCATTGATGCATTTCATGCGATTTTTAAAGATTTGATTTTTGAAAATATCCAAGTCGGCTGTCCTTCTTTATTTAAGTCAGATTATGAAACAGAAGCAGAATTAATTGAAAGTATCACAGCTGAAATACGAGAAATATTAGAAAAGCAAAGTGAAGAAATTTGCGGATTTGTCATTGAACCTTTAATACAAGGGGCAACCGGTTTATATGCGCAGCCTGTTCGATTTTTAAAAGAAGTTGAAAAGTTATGCCGAGAATTCGGTGTTTTATTAATTGTAGATGAAGTAGCAACAGGATTCGGCCGCACAGGTACTATGTTTGCATGTGAACGTGCAGATGTAAATCCAGACATTATGTGTTTGGCTAAAGGAATTACAGGAGGATATCTACCGCTTGCGGCTACATTAACTTCTCAAGAAGTATATGATGCTTTCTTAAGCGGCAGTCATGCAGAAAAGACTTTCTTCCATGGACATACGTATACTGGCAACCAAGTAACATGTTCGGCTGCTATTGAAAACTTGAATTTATTCGAGGAGACAAACTTGATTGCACATATTGAGAAAACATCAGCACTATTGAAAAGTGAATTAGAAGCATTAAACAATTTAGATTATGTAGGCAACATTCGAGGTTACGGATTGATGTATGGAGTAGAACTCGTTGAACCGAAAGAGACAGAAAGTCCATTATCAATAGCGACAGTTGAAAAGATTATTCAAACTTGTAAAGAAAACGGATTGATGATTCGTAATTTAGAAAATGTCATCACATTTGTGCCTGTATTAAATATGAGTGAATCAGAAATTAAAAAAATGACAGACATTTTTAAAAATGCTTTGAACCATGTAATGCACGAAACAATAGCTTGA
- a CDS encoding SDR family oxidoreductase, with product MTEINKKVAIITGASSGIGKAIALKLANEGATVVLVARSEDKLEAVSAELRKAGAKHFDIMTADVTNRDEVDNVVKQTIEQFGQVDILVNSAGQMKSSKITEGQVEAWDDMIDVNVKGLLYAINAVMPHFQQQSSGHIFNIASISGFEVTKSSAIYSATKTAVHAITQGLEKELAKTGIRATSISPGLVDTEITRHYQPEDRKKLEPKDIANAVVYALSQPDYVNVNEITVRPV from the coding sequence ATGACTGAAATTAATAAGAAAGTAGCCATCATTACTGGTGCGAGCAGCGGTATCGGTAAAGCCATTGCATTGAAACTCGCAAATGAAGGTGCCACAGTAGTATTAGTTGCACGCAGTGAAGATAAACTTGAAGCAGTTTCTGCAGAATTGCGTAAAGCAGGCGCTAAACATTTTGATATTATGACTGCAGATGTTACCAACCGTGATGAAGTAGATAATGTTGTAAAACAAACAATTGAACAGTTCGGTCAAGTTGATATTTTAGTTAACAGTGCTGGCCAAATGAAATCTTCAAAAATTACAGAGGGCCAAGTTGAAGCTTGGGATGACATGATTGATGTAAATGTGAAAGGCTTATTATATGCTATTAATGCTGTAATGCCGCATTTCCAACAACAATCTAGCGGTCATATCTTTAATATTGCTTCTATTTCAGGGTTTGAAGTAACAAAAAGCAGTGCTATTTACAGTGCGACTAAAACAGCTGTTCATGCGATTACACAAGGTTTAGAAAAAGAACTTGCTAAAACAGGTATTCGTGCAACAAGCATCTCACCTGGTTTGGTTGATACAGAAATAACGAGACATTATCAACCAGAAGATCGTAAAAAGCTAGAACCTAAAGATATCGCAAACGCTGTCGTGTATGCTTTATCTCAACCAGACTATGTGAATGTAAATGAAATTACAGTTCGACCTGTATAA
- the tatA gene encoding twin-arginine translocase TatA/TatE family subunit, with protein MFTNMFVLGITGPTSLVVIAIIALIIFGPTKLPQFGRAIGSTLKEFKSAAEHIDEDSHETPSKPSESQRKESTK; from the coding sequence ATGTTTACAAATATGTTTGTTCTTGGCATCACAGGCCCCACGAGTTTAGTTGTAATTGCGATTATTGCATTAATTATTTTTGGACCTACAAAACTTCCTCAGTTCGGAAGAGCTATTGGATCAACTTTAAAAGAATTCAAATCTGCAGCTGAACATATTGACGAAGATTCTCATGAGACACCCAGTAAACCCTCAGAATCTCAGCGAAAAGAATCAACTAAATAA
- the efeB gene encoding iron uptake transporter deferrochelatase/peroxidase subunit produces the protein MTQDKHEGNEVSRRFFLKMLGIGGAGAVIGASGVGGIFSFKSMFDTPEDKDNDAYEFYGKVQPGITTPSQKNINFAVIDLKSKDKAAIQEMFKEWTKMSVKMMDGTLIGKSTKNSLLPPEDTGEAVGLSASKLTLTFGISKSFMKKLGLSSKIPSDFKDLPHFPNDQLDKDLTGGDIMIQACANDQQVAFHAIHNLIRPFRDLIQVKWSQTGFVSGKPKETPRNLMAFKDGTVNPRSNDEFKDYVFKNEGWAKNATYCIARKIQIHIETWDRTSLDEQEATFGRYRHSGAPLGKKKEFDEMDLKAKDSAGQPVIPADAHARLAKEAKTSILRRAYNYMDGTNEDTGALNTGLLFLCFQKSPQQFIDIQNHLGHKDKLNEYITHRGSGLFLILPGVKKGGYLGETLFS, from the coding sequence ATGACACAAGACAAGCATGAAGGTAATGAAGTTTCACGTCGTTTTTTTCTGAAAATGTTAGGTATCGGCGGTGCAGGCGCAGTCATCGGTGCTAGTGGAGTCGGCGGCATTTTTTCTTTCAAGTCGATGTTTGATACACCTGAAGATAAAGACAACGATGCTTATGAATTTTATGGGAAAGTGCAACCGGGTATTACAACACCTTCACAGAAAAATATTAATTTTGCAGTGATTGATTTAAAAAGCAAAGATAAAGCGGCTATTCAAGAAATGTTTAAAGAGTGGACAAAAATGAGCGTTAAAATGATGGATGGTACGTTAATTGGAAAATCTACCAAAAATAGTTTGCTTCCGCCTGAAGATACAGGTGAAGCAGTTGGGCTGAGTGCGAGCAAGCTGACATTGACTTTTGGTATCAGCAAGTCATTTATGAAAAAGCTCGGGTTATCTAGTAAGATACCGTCTGATTTCAAAGACTTGCCTCATTTTCCCAATGATCAACTAGATAAAGATTTAACAGGCGGAGATATTATGATTCAAGCTTGTGCTAATGACCAGCAAGTTGCTTTCCATGCTATACACAACTTGATTCGTCCATTTCGGGATTTAATCCAAGTGAAATGGTCTCAAACTGGTTTTGTTTCAGGTAAACCGAAAGAAACGCCTAGGAATCTAATGGCTTTCAAAGATGGGACTGTCAATCCGCGCAGCAATGATGAATTTAAAGATTATGTCTTTAAAAATGAAGGCTGGGCTAAAAATGCGACCTATTGTATTGCACGTAAAATCCAAATTCATATTGAAACATGGGATCGTACCTCATTAGATGAACAAGAAGCAACGTTTGGACGTTATCGTCATAGCGGTGCACCGCTTGGTAAAAAGAAAGAATTTGATGAGATGGATTTAAAAGCTAAAGACAGTGCAGGACAACCGGTTATTCCGGCTGATGCGCATGCGCGTTTAGCTAAAGAAGCAAAGACATCTATTTTACGACGTGCCTACAATTATATGGATGGTACGAATGAAGATACAGGAGCACTTAATACTGGATTGCTCTTTTTATGTTTCCAAAAATCACCTCAGCAATTTATAGACATCCAGAATCATTTAGGACATAAAGACAAGTTGAATGAATATATCACCCATCGTGGTTCAGGACTTTTCCTTATTCTCCCCGGGGTGAAAAAGGGAGGATATCTGGGTGAGACATTATTTAGTTAA
- the efeO gene encoding iron uptake system protein EfeO, with translation MKKVTSVLLATSILLAGCGNGNSDSNEKKADSKSSSKNKKELKHATAEYKKYTDKQLDEFLKGTEAFTKAVKDKDTEKAKELYPKVRMYYERSEPVAESFGDLDPKIDARLADMKEDNKENEWTGYHKIEKALYQDNQLNAQTDKDADQLLKDAKELDAKADTLEITPKLMLQGSVDLLNEVSTSKITGEEEIYSHTDLYDFKANIEGAQKIYELFKPILNKKDKKLSETIQTDFDKVNQLLDKYKEGDGYASYEKVTKADRKALSDTVNALGEPLSKMAVVTE, from the coding sequence ATGAAAAAGGTAACATCAGTTTTATTAGCAACATCGATTTTATTAGCAGGATGCGGAAATGGTAACAGTGATTCTAACGAGAAAAAGGCAGATTCTAAATCATCTTCTAAAAATAAAAAAGAACTCAAACATGCGACAGCAGAATATAAAAAGTACACAGATAAACAATTGGATGAATTCTTAAAAGGGACAGAAGCATTCACAAAAGCTGTGAAAGATAAAGATACAGAAAAGGCAAAAGAACTTTATCCGAAAGTACGTATGTATTACGAACGTTCTGAACCAGTTGCAGAATCTTTCGGAGACTTAGACCCTAAAATTGATGCACGTCTTGCTGATATGAAAGAAGACAACAAAGAAAACGAATGGACAGGCTATCATAAAATTGAAAAAGCATTATATCAAGATAATCAATTGAACGCACAAACTGATAAAGATGCAGATCAATTATTAAAAGATGCGAAAGAGTTAGATGCAAAAGCGGATACTTTAGAGATTACGCCTAAACTGATGTTACAAGGTTCTGTCGATTTACTAAATGAAGTTTCAACTTCGAAAATTACTGGAGAAGAAGAAATCTATTCTCATACTGACTTATATGACTTCAAAGCGAATATTGAAGGGGCACAAAAAATCTATGAACTCTTCAAACCGATTTTGAACAAAAAAGATAAAAAATTAAGCGAAACGATTCAAACTGATTTTGATAAAGTTAACCAATTGCTTGATAAATATAAAGAAGGCGACGGTTATGCTTCATATGAAAAAGTAACAAAAGCAGACCGCAAAGCTTTATCAGATACTGTAAATGCTTTAGGTGAACCGTTAAGTAAGATGGCTGTGGTTACAGAATGA